The sequence GGTTTAGCGCGACGCTTTCTTGCGCTCGATGTCGGCCAGCGCCGCGGCCAGCTCGGCGCGCTGGGCCGCCGAGGTCTCCCACGCCAGTCGCCGGTTCTTGACCACCTTGGCGGGTGCGCCCACCGCGATCGAGAAGTCCGGGATCTCCCCCTTGACCACCGCGTGCGACCCGAGCACGCAGCCGCGCCCGATCGTGGTGTTGCGCAGCACGGTGACCTTGGTCGCGATCCAGGTGTCCGGCCCGATGCGCACCGGGCCCTTGACGATGCCCTGATCCTTGATCGGCACGTTGATGTCGTCCATCTTGTGGTCAAAATCACAGATGTAGACCCAGTCGGCCATCAGCACCGAATCACCCAGCTCGATGTCGAGGTAGGTGTTGATGACGTTGTCGCGGCCGAGCACCACCTTGTCGCCGAACCGCAGCGAACCCTCGTGACAGCGGATCGTGTTCTTGTCGCCGATATGGACCCACCGCCCGATCTCCATCGTCGACAGCTCGGGGGTGGCCTGGATCTCCACGCCCTTGCCGAGGAACACCATGCCGCGGGTGATGATGTGAGGGTTGGCGAGCTTGAACTTCAACAACCGCCAATAGCGCACCAGATACCACGGGGTGTAGGCGCGGTTGGCCAGCACCCACCGCAACGACGCCATCGTCAAAAACCTTGCCTGGCGCGGGTCTCGCAGCCGCGACCCCCGCCAGCGCTTGTGCAGCGGAGCGCCCCACATGGTCGTCATGGCCGCAAAGCCTACGCCAGCACGTTCGCCCCGAACGGTTACCCTCACGTGGGCTTCACGAACTGCCCCACGGACTTCACAACGGAAGGACCCGGTGTTGCGGCGACTGACCGTGCTGGTGTCGACGACGCTGATCACGGCCGCGTTGGCCGGGTGCGGCAGCACTGACTCGTGGGTGAAGGCACATCCGGCCGAGGGCTGGCCGGCGCAGTACGGCGACGCGCGCAACAGCAGCTACGCGCCGACGCCCGGCGCCGACGCGCTGCGCCTGGAGTGGACCCGCTCGGTCAAGGGCGATCTGTACTCCTCGGTCGCGCTGGGCAACGACGGCTACTCGGGGCTCAACGCACAGACCCCCGCCGGCTGCTCGCTGATGGTGTGGGAAGCCGACAACAACGCCCGCCAGCGCTGGTGCACCCGGCTCGTGCAGGGCGGCGGCACCGCCAGCCCGCTGCTGGACGGGTTCGACAACCTCTACATCGGCCAACCGGGCGCCATCCTGTCCTTTCCCCCGACACAGTGGATCCGCTGGCGCAAGCCCGTGATCGGAATGCCGACCACACCCCGGATTCTGGCGCCCGGGCACCTGCTGGTGGTCACCCACCTCGGCCAGGTGCTGGTGTTCGACGCCCACGAGGGCGTCGTCGTGGGAACGCCGCTGGACCTGGTGGCGGGCATCGACCCGAAGGACTCCGAACGCGGGCTGGCCGACTGCCAACCGGCCCGCGCCCGCTGCCCGGTGGCCGCCGCGCCGGCATTCACGCCGACGCCCGGGCTCATCGTGCTGGGCCTGTGGGAACCCGACGCCGACGCGCCGATCCTCGTCGGGTTGCGGTACCGGCCCGACCAGACCCCGCTTCTGACCCGCGAATGGACCAGCGACGCCGTCGGCGGCGGCCCGTTGGCCAGCCCCGTCTTCTCCGCGGACGGCTCGACTGTGTACGTCAACGGCCGCGACGAGCAGCTGTGGGCGCTGAACTCCGCCGACGGCAGCCCGAAGTGGTCGGTTCCGTTGGATTACCTAGCGCAGACGCCGCCCTCGGTGTCGCCGGACGGGCTGATCGTCGCCGGCGGCGGTCCCGGCGCGAAGCTGGTCGGCATCAACGACGCCGGCGACAAGGCCGAGGTGAGCTGGGCCCGCGACGACGTCACCACGCTGTCGACGGCCAGCCAGGCGGGTCCCGACGTGGCCTACACCGTGGTCCGAGACGGCGAGGACGGCCTGGCGCTGATGGTGTTCGACCCCGCCGACGGACACACCGTCAACCGCTACCCGCTGCCTCGGGGCACCGGGTGGCCCGTCGGCGTCTCGATCGGCAAGGACCGCCGCGTCGTCACCGCGACCAGTGACGGGATGGTCTACGGGTTCGCGCCCGCTTAGAGCGCCAGCATGGGCGCGACGACCGTACGCGGCACCGACGCCTGCACCGG comes from Mycolicibacterium pulveris and encodes:
- a CDS encoding outer membrane protein assembly factor BamB family protein, translating into MLRRLTVLVSTTLITAALAGCGSTDSWVKAHPAEGWPAQYGDARNSSYAPTPGADALRLEWTRSVKGDLYSSVALGNDGYSGLNAQTPAGCSLMVWEADNNARQRWCTRLVQGGGTASPLLDGFDNLYIGQPGAILSFPPTQWIRWRKPVIGMPTTPRILAPGHLLVVTHLGQVLVFDAHEGVVVGTPLDLVAGIDPKDSERGLADCQPARARCPVAAAPAFTPTPGLIVLGLWEPDADAPILVGLRYRPDQTPLLTREWTSDAVGGGPLASPVFSADGSTVYVNGRDEQLWALNSADGSPKWSVPLDYLAQTPPSVSPDGLIVAGGGPGAKLVGINDAGDKAEVSWARDDVTTLSTASQAGPDVAYTVVRDGEDGLALMVFDPADGHTVNRYPLPRGTGWPVGVSIGKDRRVVTATSDGMVYGFAPA
- a CDS encoding acyltransferase, which produces MTTMWGAPLHKRWRGSRLRDPRQARFLTMASLRWVLANRAYTPWYLVRYWRLLKFKLANPHIITRGMVFLGKGVEIQATPELSTMEIGRWVHIGDKNTIRCHEGSLRFGDKVVLGRDNVINTYLDIELGDSVLMADWVYICDFDHKMDDINVPIKDQGIVKGPVRIGPDTWIATKVTVLRNTTIGRGCVLGSHAVVKGEIPDFSIAVGAPAKVVKNRRLAWETSAAQRAELAAALADIERKKASR